The genomic interval AAATGATTTTTCTTGACACGCCGGGAATTCACCGGACTGCCAGGGCCAAACTTAACCAGCGAATGGTCCGGCGGGCTCTTGAGGCCATAAACGAGGCTGACCTGATCCTGTTTGTAGCCGATGCTTCCAGGCCCCTCCAGCCTGATGAAGAGTACACGATCTCGGTCCTTGCGCAGGCCAAGCGGCCGATCATTTTGATTGTCAATAAGATCGACCTTGTTCCCAAAGAAAATCTCCTGCCGATCATAGATCAGTACAACACGCGGCTGAAGCCCGCAGAAATCTTTCCCATCTCCGCCCTTCAGGGCGAGAATATGGAAGAGCTCATTCCCAAAATTATCAGCTATCTTCCTTCGAGTCCTCATTACTATCCTGATGATGCCCTGACTGATCGGTCGACCCGATTTATCGTGGCTGAAATGATCCGCGAGAAGGTTATCCGGTTGACCATGCAAGAGCTTCCCTATTCCACGGCGGTAGAGATCGAAGCCTTTAAGGAGAACAATCCCAACGGGGTTATCAGGATTTCGGCCACCATTTTCGTGGAACGGGATTCCCAGAAGGGAATTCTGATCGGCAGGGGAGGAAGCATGCTCAAACGAATCGGCCAGACAGCCAGAGAAGATATTGAACAATATCTTGGCTCTAAAGTGTTTCTTGAGCTCTGGGTTAAAGTGAGCAAGGACTGGGCCGATAATGAAAAATCTTTGAATGAGCTCGGTTATTAACCTCTTAATCTCTTACACTGGCCACTGATCATATGGCCACTGGCCACGCATAAATTTAGGATTATGTCTCTTGAGCGAATCAACGGAATTATTCTTAAAAGTATCAAATACAGCGACACTGACCGGATCATCACCGCCTATACGCAGGAGTATGGCAAAATTCAGTGCATCGCCAAAAGAGCACGGAAGCAGAAAAGTAATTTTACCTCCAGTATTGACCTGTTAACCCATGCCGAGCTGGTGATTGTGAAAAAAGGCGTTCAAAATATCTATTCCCTCCGGGAGGCGGTTATTATCCAATCGTACCATCGTTTGTATGATGATCCTCCCCGGCTTTATACAGCCTTTTACATGGCTGAGCTCATAGAGGAGCTGACTCCTGCGGAGGACAGGAAACCGGAAATCCTGGCCCTCATCCTGCGGCAGTTGGATATGCTGCAAAAAGGAGAGGATAGAGAAAAGCTCACCCTTATCTTTGAGGTCCGCTTGTTAGCCCTTTTAGGGTACCAGCCGCAGCTTGAAAAATGCCTGTTCTGTTCAACCCCTCCCGTATCGTCGAAGATCGGGTTTATTCCCTCGATGGGGGGGATTGTCTGTCAAAGCTGCTGCCGGAAAAAACGGATATCCTGCCCTGACATCTCGCTGGGGAGCCTGAATTTCCTGCGTCAGGCTGTTAAATTCCAATTAGCCAAAACTGACCGGCTTTACCTGACTGCTGCAAACCGGAAAGAGCTGATGAGCCTGCTGCACTCGTTCATCATGTATCACCTGGCCAAGGAAATCCGCTCCTACCGGTTTCTTCAGATTGGCTGTTGATACGGAGATGGAAAGTTACTGCAAGTCCCTGATGTCGGGCGAAACCAGGATACTGGTTTTTTGGGTCATGACAACGAGGCCGGGTTTGGCTCCTTTCGGTTTGGAAACATATTTTTTGAAGGCGTAGGCTACGGCTGCTTTGGTATCGTTTCTGGCTTTACTGAAAAAGGCTGCCAGAGAGGCTGCCTGCACGATGGTCGGGTAGGGAATCTGGGGCAGCCGGTCCGGGTTCCGGACAAGAACATGAGACCCCGCCGCATCCTGGGCATGGAACCACAGATCATCCTTGCGGGCGATCTTGCAGGTCAGGGCATCGTTACCCCGGTCATTTTTACCAACCAGAATCTCCAGCCCATCGACCGACACATAGCGGCGGATATCTTTGAAGGACAGCTTTTCAGAAGGCTTTTGGGGACTGGGATTCCTCTGCTCTTCTGATTGAATGATTCCCTCTTCCTGCAGGGCATCTCTCAACTCCTGAAGAACTGCAAGGCTGCTCTCAGCCGCAACCCTGCTTTGCCAGGAAGAGAGCAAGAGCACCTCTTTTTGAACATCCACAAGGCGCTGCCGGATGATTTCCAGGGATTTTCTGGCTTTGGTATATTTTTTATAATAGCCCTGGGCATTCTGAGCGGGAGTCAGCAGCGGATCAAGGGGGATAGTGATGGACGCTTTTTGCTGTGGATCAAAAAGATCCCTGGCTTCAAGGTGATCCATGCCTTTTTTGATCTGATGCACATAAGCCATGATGATATCACCCTGTTTCCGGTACTGATCTGCCTGCTCAGCTCTGGAAAGGTCCTCCTCCAGGGCTGATTGCCGTGCCTTTGCCTTATCAAGGGCCAGATGTATCCTTTGAGTGAGATGATCCCTCAGTTCCTGGACGGCGTTCTTCTCATGCTGGATTTTTCCAAACTGCCTGGCCGCCTGGCTGGCATTTTCAAAAATTCGGTCCGGGAGCTGCCGCCGAAGCTGCTGCTCAAGGGGAAAAGAGAACAGCCGCATCGTCCCATCCTCTAGGTACAGAATTCCGGGTGAAAAGGTTCCCTTGCGGTAGATGTCCAAAATCTCCGAAAAGGCCATCCACAAGGCCCTTTTGTGGTCAGAGAGTTTATCTTTACTTTCAGCCCTTTGGCATATTTCTCCAGCCATCAGCAGGTCAAGGCCGGCTATCTTCTGCTGCAAAAAATTCGGCCAGGAGGCAGTTCCATCATAAGCTTCCAGGAGTTGGGAAAAGCTCTCTTCAGTCAGTGACAAAGGATCCACCTTGGCAGGCTTTGGGGGAAACCGGTAGGCATGCCCCGGGAGAATCTGGCGATAGCGGTTTTTATAAGCAGGCACATACCGCAGGGCCGCCAGGATCAGCCCCTGATCACTGGTCAGAATGACATTGGCATTCCTGCCCATGATTTCAAAGATGAGATTTATTTCGGCGTGTTCACCGGAAAAATCCCGCTGGCTGTTATCCAGGTGAAGCCGGAAAATGAGAATACGTTCCATATTGATGACCTGAATTTCGGCAATCACTGAGCCGGTCAGGTATTTTTGGATAAGCACCTGCACCTGATCGTTTTGCTGCCCCCTCGCTTTATTGCGTTCCTTCTCCTTACCGAAAGGACGCTCTTCCATCAGGTAAAGAACAGGAAAAGCAGGATGGCAGGAGTAATAGAGATAGACTCTGCTTCCGCCCCTTGTCATCAGGGGAAAGATGATGTGATAGGGGGCCTCCAGCCAGGGTTTACCAATTCTGGCCCCCGTAATTGCAGATTGAAGCTCCAGCCCCAGGGCTTTTACGAAGAATGAATCCATGTACGCCTCACCTCAAGGTTACCAGCACAACAACCTTGCCTTTCTCTGAAAAATTTATATAATAATCCCATGCAAAATATCGAGCTTATCTCTTTGCCGACCCGAACTGATGACCGCGGATGGGTTATCAACCTGCCGCCGATTCAGGACCTTGGCAAAGCCAATCTGCACATACCGAGCCTGAAACCGAGGGCTGTCCGGGGGAATCATTACCATGCGCATCACTCGGAAGCAGTGATCATCCTGGGTGGAAAATGCCTGGTAGCCACCCGGAACAGATATACCAATGTCTGCGAGGAGTTCGTTTATGAGGGGATCATCAAGCAACTGCTTCTGATTCCACCCAATATCACCCATGCTTTCAAAAATATCGGCTATCGCTCGATCTACCTTGTCTGCTACTGTTCCGGCGAAGGGGCTAGCGATATCCCGGTTCCCAGTATTGCCGATCGAATTCTGACATGAGATACCATCATATTCGTTTTCCATTCCAAAGTCCAGGCTCATTGGTATGAATCACCAAAGAACTTTTATTCTGATTGGGCTGCTCTGCTTTCTGGCCGCTGCCGGTATCAGGATAAATAATAATTTCCGGTTCGCTCCCGCCTGCGGCTATGATGCTGGCGGGCATCTATCGTACATCTATCAACTCAAGGCAGGCTGGGGCATCCCGCTGGCCAGTGAGGGGTGGTCCACCTTTCACCCTCCTCTTTACTACTTTATCATGGCCGGCCTCTGGAAGCACGTTGGTCCCCTGTTTCCCTGGCCAATGCATATTCTCTTCCGGCTCATTTCAACCCTGCTGAACCTTGGCATGGCCGTGCTCGCTGTCATCACCATGAAGCTGATCTGGCCGGATGACTCCTTCCCGGCGCTTCTTGGCGCCTGCTTTATCCTTTTTGTTCCTCTGCATATCTACACCAGCTCGATGATCGGGAACGAGCAGATGGCGGCTTTCCTGACTTCCCTTGGCCTTGTGCTCCTGGTACTCTATTATCGTAAGCCCGATCTTTGGATCCATCTGGCCGCTGGCATGGGAGTGATCTGCGGCCTTGCCCTTTTGGCAAAGTATACCGGCGCTCTTCTCCTGCTGACCATAATCATCTGTCTGATTTCAAAAGTAATCTTTGATGCAGGAAAAAGAAGGAAACATATTTTTGCCCTGGCGGCAGTTCTGATCGGATG from bacterium carries:
- a CDS encoding NFACT RNA binding domain-containing protein, whose product is MDSFFVKALGLELQSAITGARIGKPWLEAPYHIIFPLMTRGGSRVYLYYSCHPAFPVLYLMEERPFGKEKERNKARGQQNDQVQVLIQKYLTGSVIAEIQVINMERILIFRLHLDNSQRDFSGEHAEINLIFEIMGRNANVILTSDQGLILAALRYVPAYKNRYRQILPGHAYRFPPKPAKVDPLSLTEESFSQLLEAYDGTASWPNFLQQKIAGLDLLMAGEICQRAESKDKLSDHKRALWMAFSEILDIYRKGTFSPGILYLEDGTMRLFSFPLEQQLRRQLPDRIFENASQAARQFGKIQHEKNAVQELRDHLTQRIHLALDKAKARQSALEEDLSRAEQADQYRKQGDIIMAYVHQIKKGMDHLEARDLFDPQQKASITIPLDPLLTPAQNAQGYYKKYTKARKSLEIIRQRLVDVQKEVLLLSSWQSRVAAESSLAVLQELRDALQEEGIIQSEEQRNPSPQKPSEKLSFKDIRRYVSVDGLEILVGKNDRGNDALTCKIARKDDLWFHAQDAAGSHVLVRNPDRLPQIPYPTIVQAASLAAFFSKARNDTKAAVAYAFKKYVSKPKGAKPGLVVMTQKTSILVSPDIRDLQ
- a CDS encoding phospholipid carrier-dependent glycosyltransferase, with the translated sequence MNHQRTFILIGLLCFLAAAGIRINNNFRFAPACGYDAGGHLSYIYQLKAGWGIPLASEGWSTFHPPLYYFIMAGLWKHVGPLFPWPMHILFRLISTLLNLGMAVLAVITMKLIWPDDSFPALLGACFILFVPLHIYTSSMIGNEQMAAFLTSLGLVLLVLYYRKPDLWIHLAAGMGVICGLALLAKYTGALLLLTIIICLISKVIFDAGKRRKHIFALAAVLIGCLLVCGGFYARNIYLFGHPFALSQDYPCVAEVMIKQPPGRRRWVDFFGFDFTIFQDPIIRKVREGVEYSRSRYVWSLVYSNFWFESFSHFFLVHCDPWRQQLGKLLLVLGIFPTVLLGVEAGRESVATLCHKLDTPMFPLVVLLFLNIAAFISFNLKTPHFSAGKASYFLASGLPLAIFMSRGMQQWLLRRGKIGKAAGILLLAAIFGISFTTFFLTHI
- the recO gene encoding DNA repair protein RecO, with the protein product MSLERINGIILKSIKYSDTDRIITAYTQEYGKIQCIAKRARKQKSNFTSSIDLLTHAELVIVKKGVQNIYSLREAVIIQSYHRLYDDPPRLYTAFYMAELIEELTPAEDRKPEILALILRQLDMLQKGEDREKLTLIFEVRLLALLGYQPQLEKCLFCSTPPVSSKIGFIPSMGGIVCQSCCRKKRISCPDISLGSLNFLRQAVKFQLAKTDRLYLTAANRKELMSLLHSFIMYHLAKEIRSYRFLQIGC
- the era gene encoding GTPase Era encodes the protein MSTDSSKAGYISIVGAPNVGKSTLLNSLVGERLAIVTHKPQTTRNKILGIRTENEAQMIFLDTPGIHRTARAKLNQRMVRRALEAINEADLILFVADASRPLQPDEEYTISVLAQAKRPIILIVNKIDLVPKENLLPIIDQYNTRLKPAEIFPISALQGENMEELIPKIISYLPSSPHYYPDDALTDRSTRFIVAEMIREKVIRLTMQELPYSTAVEIEAFKENNPNGVIRISATIFVERDSQKGILIGRGGSMLKRIGQTAREDIEQYLGSKVFLELWVKVSKDWADNEKSLNELGY